Part of the Alphaproteobacteria bacterium genome, GTGCTGTACGGCCGATTCTGTGGATGTAGTCTTCAGGGCATTGTGGGAGATCATAGTTGATCACATGTTCAATGTGTGGAATATCAAGGCCACGTGCTGCAACGTCAGTTGCAATCAGAACGCGGTACTTTTGTGCTCTGAAATCACGAATCACACGATCACGTTGTCTTTGACGCAAGTCTCCGTGAAGAGCTGCTGTTTCAAAACCTTCGCGCTCAAGTCTTTCAGCGAGTTCATCAGCCATTCTTTTTGTATTTACAAAAACAATGATTGAGCCTTCGCGTTTAGAGAGTTCATCTTTCAAATGACCATATTTCTGTGGTTGCTTGACATGAACGATATCTTGCTTGATGTTTTCTGCAGTGCTTCTTGTGCAGCCGACAGTGATGCGCTCAGGCTTGTTCAAATATCTTTGCGCAATCTTTTCGATCTTTGGTGTCATTGTTGCTGAAAACATAAATGTTTGACGAGATTCTGGTAAAAACTCAACGATTTCGTCAAGCTGTACACCAAAGCCCATGTCGAGCATTCTGTCAACTTCATCAAGAACCAAGAAGTGTGTTTGGTCTAAATGCAAA contains:
- a CDS encoding DEAD/DEAH box helicase, producing MSDFQSFGLPDELLASIEAMGYVAPTEIQQQSIPLALAGRDILGSARTGTGKTGAFGIALVSQLIANPEATALILTPTRELAVQVNVVIRQLVKNLKKFYTVLLIGGDPMAKQFSELRRSPRIVVGTPGRINDHLRRGSLHLDQTHFLVLDEVDRMLDMGFGVQLDEIVEFLPESRQTFMFSATMTPKIEKIAQRYLNKPERITVGCTRSTAENIKQDIVHVKQPQKYGHLKDELSKREGSIIVFVNTKRMADELAERLEREGFETAALHGDLRQRQRDRVIRDFRAQKYRVLIATDVAARGLDIPHIEHVINYDLPQCPEDYIHRIGRTA